From Fusarium poae strain DAOMC 252244 chromosome Unknown contig_3, whole genome shotgun sequence, one genomic window encodes:
- a CDS encoding uncharacterized protein (SECRETED:SignalP(1-15)): protein MKAFVWSSLLTFVSATCTDHAVWVSQDRTPLEQSLGRALPGLDLEKLEALNPWYSPGITVPGRIYKIPYDESMTIVPPASWAGGCPKTLVLDSRERKAEAQSSEQLEHIVARASANAEEPAQNNIKARSIGASDNSKGTKTPSTTYSSTKAAPKTMGTANALSCWKETHPTEKFDSSQDLRLEFITTFCNRLKEVSLNPQSPLREYPYQDTLIGINLLSCPKYHFGTREVASCHEVMKYIDHKCPDSGGVYSTSCLLYYFVKRDDIVWNR, encoded by the coding sequence ATGAAGGCATTTGTTTGGTCTTCCCTACTTACCTTTGTCAGCGCCACTTGCACTGATCACGCGGTATGGGTTTCGCAAGACAGGACTCCATTGGAGCAGTCCCTAGGTCGAGCCCTGCCCGGACTCGACCTTGAAAAACTCGAGGCACTAAACCCCTGGTACAGTCCCGGCATTACTGTTCCAGGGAGGATATACAAAATCCCTTACGACGAAAGTATGACCATCGTCCCACCAGCCTCTTGGGCCGGCGGTTGTCCCAAAACCCTAGTGCTTGACAGTAGAGAGAGGAAGGCAGAGGCCCAATCTTCAGAACAGCTGGAACATATAGTCGCGCGTGCCAGCGCCAACGCAGAGGAACCTGCTCAGAATAATATCAAGGCAAGGTCTATTGGCGCCAGCGATAACTCCAAGGGGACAAAAACGCCTTCTACAACTTACTCAAGCACAAAGGCAGCTCCGAAGACAATGGGAACAGCCAATGCATTGTCCTGTTGGAAGGAAACCCACCCCACAGAAAAGTTTGATTCAAGCCAAGACCTGAGGCTCGAATTCATCACAACGTTCTGCAATAGGCTGAAGGAGGTCAGCCTCAACCCCCAGAGCCCGTTAAGGGAATATCCATATCAAGACACGTTGATTGGGATCAATTTGCTGTCTTGCCCAAAGTACCACTTCGGTACCCGAGAAGTTGCTTCATGCCACGAAGTCATGAAGTATATCGACCACAAATGTCCCGACTCTGGCGGAGTGTATAGTACATCTTGCTTGTTGTACTATTTTGTGAAACGAGACGACATCGTGTGGAACAGATAA
- a CDS encoding uncharacterized protein (TransMembrane:7 (o12-33i57-81o101-123i135-157o194-219i231-251o271-292i)) encodes MTWNTSEKALELFIIQICSTVLVCLSACLRFWAQYINGKKKKRVAVVEKPHTLGDKLMYMSVLIYIAQATIIVQGIVGGGIGQHADNLTEAEIVKGFQTWYFGEILYAALSCTVKTSLVLYLRRVYVVNSPSLKTTLNLCLVCIWATSTAFFFASIFQCSPVGYYWGQFRRPTVPEESDKNIVREKCHKNIVPIAGIVLSIVLAITDWVLALVPITSLWNGSLPWKTKFGIQALTSLGVLAGVAMIVRIPYIKMLELTDDFLYETVDVAKWTVIEATLGIMAGCLPNIWSLVKLARSRRSSPSLGRAGDEKASHRVDIEGGFKQKNTAHHNRDTILVETTVWQFTGNSDDHAIYSRTNDFEFDWQQNRGIKT; translated from the exons ATGACTTGGAATACCAGCGAAAAGGCCCTGGAGCTATTCATAATTCAGATTTGCAGTACGGTACTCGTGTGCCTCTCAGCGTGTttacggttctgggcgcaGTATATCAatggaaaaaagaaaaagagggtTGCAGTAGTTGAGAAGCCGCATACACTGGGTGACAAGTTGATGTATATGTCGGTG CTTATATACATCGCTCAGGCTACCATCATAGTACAAGGGATAGTCGGAGGCGGAATCGGGCAGCATGCGGATAACTTGACCGAGGCGGAAATTGTCAAAGGCTTCCAAACATGGTATTTCGGGGAAATACTATACGCCGCACTTTCATGCACCGTCAAAACGTCGTTAGTCCTGTATCTCCGCCGCGTTTACGTCGTCAACAGTCCCTCGCTTAAAACCACTTTGAATTTATGCCTTGTCTGCATCTGGGCTACGTCGACTGCGTTTTTCTTTGCCAGCATTTTCCAGTGCTCCCCTGTTGGTTATTACTGGGGTCAATTCAGGCGCCCCACGGTGCCTGAGGAATCTGACAAAAACATTGTGCGTGAGAAATGTCACAAAAACATTGTGCCGATTGCTGGGATAGTCCTTAGCATCGTTTTGGCTATCACCGACTGGGTCTTGGCTCTGGTACCTATAACGAGCCTATGGAACGGGTCGTTGCCTTGGAAGACTAAGTTTGGAATTCAAGCCCTGACTAGTTTAGGGGTGCT AGCCGGTGTGGCGATGATTGTCCGCATCCCCTATATCAAGATGTTGGAACTCACTGACGACTTCCTTTACGAAACAGT AGATGTCGCCAAATGGACTGTGATAGAGGCGACTTTGGGAATCATGGCGGGATGTTTGCCAAATATTTGGTCATTGGTAAAACTCGCGAGATCGAGACGTTCCTCACCGAGCCTTGGACGGGCAGGCGACGAGAAAGCAAGCCATCGAGTCGATATCGAGGGAGGCTTTAAACAAAAAAACACCGCCCATCACAATCGCGACACTATTCTCGTCGAAACAACTGTCTGGCAGTTTACTGGCAATTCCGACGATCATGCGATATATAGTAGGACGAACGATTTCGAGTTTGATTGGCAGCAGAATCGGGGTATAAAGACGTAG